A window from Planococcus maritimus encodes these proteins:
- a CDS encoding Tex family protein, translated as MDTQQLHALIAKEAGVKPNQAKQVIELLEGGNTVPFIARYRKEATGSLDEVQIKAVEDRYTYIQNLEQRKTDVLRSIEEQEQLTPELEKAIKGATVLQRVEDLYRPYKQKRRTKAIIAKEKGLQELADWLLTPGKEQLSSVAQRYIDNEKGVETAEEAIAGAQDILAELFADDADTREKARRMTRDAGMLETAAKKGHEDEKQVFQMYYEYSEAIKKIVPHRILAINRGEKEGVLKVAVVPPIDRIIRLMKDKWMKTGNSAAKEVEAAIEDSYKRLIQPSIEREIRTELSEKGETQAIHIFSENLRNLLLQPPMKDKMVLGVDPAYRTGCKLAVIDETGKLLEVAVIYPHPPRSDQQGAKKTLKRLVDAYPIEIMAIGNGTASRETEQFVADFIGETANKASYVIVNEAGASVYSASEIARAEFPDLQVEERSAASIARRLQDPLSELVKIDPKAVGVGQYQHDVSQKKLADQLTFVVEMAVNQVGVNVNSASASLLQYVAGLSKTVAENIIKARDENGRFASRVQLKKIPRLGAKTYEQAIGFLRITEGKNPLDATGIHPESYETAERILKLIDADKKMIGRPEIVAKLDSLDLASLSGEWEIGTLTLKDIVDALKKPFRDPRDEFPQPLLKSDVLKMEDLAPGMEVQGTVRNVVDFGAFVDIGVKQDGLVHISKLRKGFVKHPLDVVAVGDIVTVWVDQVEKQKGRIALTMLPPKEQQPDLQER; from the coding sequence ATGGACACTCAGCAATTACACGCATTAATCGCCAAGGAGGCCGGCGTGAAACCCAACCAAGCAAAACAAGTTATTGAGCTGCTTGAAGGTGGCAACACGGTGCCTTTTATCGCCCGTTATCGAAAAGAAGCAACCGGTTCATTGGATGAAGTTCAAATAAAAGCAGTAGAAGATCGATATACATACATCCAGAATTTGGAGCAGAGAAAAACCGATGTGCTTCGTTCGATCGAAGAACAGGAACAATTGACGCCAGAACTCGAAAAAGCCATCAAAGGGGCCACTGTGCTGCAAAGAGTAGAAGACCTATACCGTCCTTATAAGCAAAAGCGTCGCACAAAAGCGATTATTGCAAAAGAAAAGGGCTTGCAGGAACTGGCAGATTGGCTTTTAACACCAGGGAAAGAACAGCTGTCCAGTGTTGCGCAACGGTACATCGACAATGAAAAAGGCGTGGAAACAGCAGAAGAAGCCATCGCGGGAGCGCAAGATATCTTGGCTGAGCTATTTGCAGATGACGCCGATACACGAGAAAAAGCACGGCGAATGACTCGCGACGCCGGCATGCTGGAGACTGCAGCCAAAAAAGGGCATGAAGACGAAAAGCAAGTTTTCCAAATGTATTATGAATACAGTGAAGCCATCAAAAAAATCGTTCCACACCGCATTTTGGCCATCAATCGTGGCGAAAAAGAAGGGGTATTGAAAGTAGCTGTTGTCCCACCAATCGACCGAATCATCCGCTTGATGAAAGACAAATGGATGAAAACCGGGAATTCTGCCGCGAAAGAAGTGGAAGCGGCCATTGAAGACAGCTATAAACGCCTGATTCAGCCATCGATTGAACGTGAAATCCGTACCGAACTAAGTGAAAAAGGTGAAACACAGGCCATCCACATTTTTTCGGAAAACCTGCGTAATCTTTTATTGCAGCCTCCAATGAAAGACAAAATGGTGCTCGGCGTTGACCCGGCGTACCGCACAGGCTGTAAGCTCGCAGTTATCGACGAAACAGGGAAATTATTGGAAGTGGCGGTTATTTATCCGCATCCTCCTAGATCCGACCAACAAGGCGCGAAAAAAACTTTAAAACGCCTCGTCGATGCCTATCCAATTGAGATCATGGCGATAGGAAATGGCACCGCCTCCCGTGAAACCGAACAGTTTGTGGCGGATTTCATTGGAGAAACGGCGAACAAAGCTTCATACGTCATTGTCAACGAAGCGGGTGCGAGTGTGTATTCGGCTTCAGAAATTGCCCGTGCAGAGTTCCCGGACTTACAAGTCGAAGAGCGCAGTGCAGCATCCATCGCGCGCCGCCTCCAAGACCCGCTTTCAGAACTCGTGAAGATTGATCCGAAAGCAGTAGGCGTCGGGCAATACCAACACGATGTCTCGCAGAAAAAACTGGCAGATCAATTGACTTTTGTTGTCGAGATGGCAGTCAACCAAGTTGGCGTGAACGTCAACTCGGCTTCAGCTTCATTACTGCAATACGTCGCTGGACTCAGCAAGACAGTTGCAGAAAACATAATCAAAGCGAGAGACGAGAACGGGCGCTTTGCTTCCCGCGTTCAGTTGAAAAAAATTCCGCGTCTCGGCGCGAAAACTTATGAGCAAGCCATTGGGTTCCTGCGAATAACGGAAGGGAAGAATCCGTTGGACGCTACCGGCATTCACCCGGAAAGTTATGAGACGGCCGAGAGAATCCTTAAGCTGATCGACGCGGATAAAAAAATGATCGGCCGCCCGGAAATTGTCGCTAAGCTCGACAGTTTGGATCTGGCGTCCCTGAGCGGTGAGTGGGAAATTGGCACACTAACGCTCAAGGACATTGTCGATGCATTGAAGAAACCTTTCCGCGACCCGCGGGACGAATTCCCTCAGCCGCTTCTGAAAAGCGATGTCTTGAAGATGGAAGATTTGGCTCCAGGGATGGAAGTGCAAGGAACCGTCCGCAACGTTGTCGACTTCGGGGCTTTCGTCGATATCGGCGTAAAACAAGATGGCCTTGTCCACATTTCTAAATTGAGAAAAGGATTCGTAAAACACCCGCTTGATGTCGTAGCTGTCGGGGATATTGTCACCGTGTGGGTTGATCAAGTCGAGAAACAAAAAGGGCGGATCGCTTTGACGATGCTGCCGCCAAAAGAACAACAGCCGGATCTCCAGGAGAGATAA